In the Vespa crabro chromosome 10, iyVesCrab1.2, whole genome shotgun sequence genome, one interval contains:
- the LOC124427379 gene encoding U-scoloptoxin(01)-Er1a-like, translating to MNQFIFIQILCAFVLVINALPQQPKSKRPTPVFKQNQLGGLQLPDNATLIRDNIVDTFSCKDRIYGYYADMENECQIFHVCLPQTRNVAKWSFICPSETVFNQATFVCTRTEESIPCEESEKYYSLNEEIGKEEENTEEETTRSVPINADVEPEITKPFTRTSRILNRQGSSQRH from the exons ATGAAtcaattcatatttattcaaattctTTGTGCTTTCGTATTAGTAATAAACGCGCTTCCTCAACAACCAAAATCCAAAAGACCAACACCCGTGTTTAAA CAAAATCAATTAGGTGGATTACAATTACCGGATAATGCTACACTCATAAGAGATAACATCGTGGACACATTTTCCTGTAAAGACAGAATTTATGGATATTACGCCGATATGGAAAATGAGTGTCAAATATTTCACGTTTGTCTACCACAAACGAGAAATGTCGCCAAATGGAGTTTCATTTGTCCCTCAGAAACGGTTTTCAATCAG GCCACTTTCGTATGTACGCGAACGGAAGAATCGATACCCTGCGAGGaatcagaaaaatattacagcTTAAACGAGGAGATTGgtaaggaggaagaaaatacCGAAGAAGAGACTACCAGATCTGTTCCAATAAATGCTGATGTCGAGCCAGAGATAACCAAACCATTCACGAGAACTTCGAGAATTTTAAATCGACAAGGATCGTCACAACGTCATTga